In Poecilia reticulata strain Guanapo linkage group LG17, Guppy_female_1.0+MT, whole genome shotgun sequence, the following proteins share a genomic window:
- the tcea1 gene encoding transcription elongation factor A protein 1 isoform X2, with protein sequence MGKKEEEEIIRIAKKMDKMAQKKNGAGALDLLKELRSVPMTLELLQSTRIGMSVNAIRKQSTDEEVTSLAKSLIKSWKKLLDEPGGGDKAPDEKRKEQTTPVVSPSQGSPEPKEESSSSNSSSKSETSEVASNTFTTTSPRAPTTSDSIRLKCREMLASALQTGEDHIAIGADCEELGAQIEEYIFQEFKNTDMKYKNRVRSRISNLKDMKNPNLRRTVLCGSVTPERMAKMTAEEMASDELKEMRKNLTKEAVRDHQMATTGGTQTDLFTCGKCKGKNCTYTQVQTRSADEPMTTFVFCQQCGNRWKFC encoded by the exons ATGgggaagaaggaggaagaggagataaTCAGAATCGCTAAAAAGATGGATAAAATGGCGCAGAAGAAAAACGGG GCCGGGGCATTGGATCTCTTGAAAGAACTGCGAAGTGTACCAATGACTCTGGAGCTGCTCCAg tccACCAGAATCGGAATGTCTGTTAACGCGATCCGCAAGCAAAGCACAGATGAGGAAGTGACATCTCTCGCCAAGTCCTTGATCAAGTCCTGGAAGAAGCTTTTGG ATGAGCCTGGAGGTGGAGATAAAGCTCCAGATGAGAAGCgaaaagaacaaacaacacCTGTCGTCTCTCCATCGCAGGGAAGCCCAGAGCCTAAGGAAGAGAG ctccagcagtaATTCCAGCAGCAAAAGYGAAACTTCTGAAGTCGCTTCCAACACGTTTACCACCACCTCTCCTCGCGCCCCAACCACCTCCGACTCCATCCGGCTCAAGTGCAGAGAGATGCTGGCCAGTGCTCTGCAGACTGGAG AGGATCATATTGCTATCGGTGCTGATTGTGAGGAGCTCGGCGCACAGATTGAAGAAT ATATCTTCCAAGAGTTTAAGAACACAGACATGAAATATAAGAACCGTGTGCGGAGCCGGATCTCGAATTTAAAAGATATGAAAAATCCAAATTTAAGGAGGACCGTGCTCTGYGGGAGTGTAACCCCGGAGCGGATGGCCAAGATGACCGCAGAG GAAATGGCCAGTGATGAGCTgaaggaaatgaggaagaatTTGACCAAAGAAGCTGTCAGGGACCACCAGATGGCCACCACCGGCGGCACTCAGACTGATTTATTCACCTGTGGCAAATGCAAGGGGAAGAACTGCACCTACACACAG GTTCAAACTCGAAGTGCTGATGAACCGATGACCACGTTTGTCTTCTGCCAGCAGTGTGGAAATAGATGGAAG TTCTGCTGA
- the tcea1 gene encoding transcription elongation factor A protein 1 isoform X1 gives MGKKEEEEIIRIAKKMDKMAQKKNGAGALDLLKELRSVPMTLELLQSTRIGMSVNAIRKQSTDEEVTSLAKSLIKSWKKLLDEPGGGDKAPDEKRKEQTTPVVSPSQGSPEPKEESSSSSNSSSKSETSEVASNTFTTTSPRAPTTSDSIRLKCREMLASALQTGEDHIAIGADCEELGAQIEEYIFQEFKNTDMKYKNRVRSRISNLKDMKNPNLRRTVLCGSVTPERMAKMTAEEMASDELKEMRKNLTKEAVRDHQMATTGGTQTDLFTCGKCKGKNCTYTQVQTRSADEPMTTFVFCQQCGNRWKFC, from the exons ATGgggaagaaggaggaagaggagataaTCAGAATCGCTAAAAAGATGGATAAAATGGCGCAGAAGAAAAACGGG GCCGGGGCATTGGATCTCTTGAAAGAACTGCGAAGTGTACCAATGACTCTGGAGCTGCTCCAg tccACCAGAATCGGAATGTCTGTTAACGCGATCCGCAAGCAAAGCACAGATGAGGAAGTGACATCTCTCGCCAAGTCCTTGATCAAGTCCTGGAAGAAGCTTTTGG ATGAGCCTGGAGGTGGAGATAAAGCTCCAGATGAGAAGCgaaaagaacaaacaacacCTGTCGTCTCTCCATCGCAGGGAAGCCCAGAGCCTAAGGAAGAGAG cagctccagcagtaATTCCAGCAGCAAAAGYGAAACTTCTGAAGTCGCTTCCAACACGTTTACCACCACCTCTCCTCGCGCCCCAACCACCTCCGACTCCATCCGGCTCAAGTGCAGAGAGATGCTGGCCAGTGCTCTGCAGACTGGAG AGGATCATATTGCTATCGGTGCTGATTGTGAGGAGCTCGGCGCACAGATTGAAGAAT ATATCTTCCAAGAGTTTAAGAACACAGACATGAAATATAAGAACCGTGTGCGGAGCCGGATCTCGAATTTAAAAGATATGAAAAATCCAAATTTAAGGAGGACCGTGCTCTGYGGGAGTGTAACCCCGGAGCGGATGGCCAAGATGACCGCAGAG GAAATGGCCAGTGATGAGCTgaaggaaatgaggaagaatTTGACCAAAGAAGCTGTCAGGGACCACCAGATGGCCACCACCGGCGGCACTCAGACTGATTTATTCACCTGTGGCAAATGCAAGGGGAAGAACTGCACCTACACACAG GTTCAAACTCGAAGTGCTGATGAACCGATGACCACGTTTGTCTTCTGCCAGCAGTGTGGAAATAGATGGAAG TTCTGCTGA
- the rgs20 gene encoding regulator of G-protein signaling 20 isoform X1 codes for MWQWIQGLTSACRQXVGYQVNYNDSDQAEQEMVCLEPMGSERMEMRKRQMSVQQESAAGGTAPAQQDQPSQANPRGSNACCFCWCCCCSCSWNEDRDERNRKASYDVKEGTSDCEDCPKPTLEEVSTWGQSFDKLMCCPAGRNSFRQFLRTEFSEENMLFWLACEEFSKETNKSVIEEKARLIYEDYISILSPKEVSLDSRVREVINRNMPEPNLHTFDDAQLQIYTLMQRDSYPRYLNSLEYKNLLKPLSEQSPES; via the exons ATGTGGCAGTGGATTCAGGGGCTGACCAGCGCCTGCAGGCAGASCGTGGGCTACCAGGTTAACTACAATGACTCGGACCAAGCAGAGCAGGAGATGGTGTGCCTTGAG CCCATGGGATCAGAGCGGATGGAGATGCGAAAGAGGCAGATGTCGGTGCAGCAGGAGTCGGCAGCGGGAGGAACTGCACCGGCCCAGCAGGACCAGCCGAGCCAGGCCAACCCGCGGGGCTCCAACGCGTGTTGCttctgctggtgctgctgctgtagctgctcCTG GAATGAAGACAGAGATGAACGGAATCGAAAGGCATCGTATGACGTCAAGGAAGGGACCTCAGACTGTGAAGACTG CCCGAAGCCCACGCTGGAGGAGGTGAGCACGTGGGGGCAGTCGTTTGATAAGCTGATGTGCTGTCCAGCTGGGAGGAACTCTTTCCGGCAATTTCTCCGCACCGAGTTCAGCGAGGAGAACATGCTGTTCTGGCTCGCGTGTGAGGAGTTCAGCAAAGAGACCAATAAAAGTGTGATCGAGGAGAAGGCCCGGCTCATCTACGAGGACTACATCTCCATTCTCTCGCCGAAAGAG GTGAGTCTTGACTCCCGAGTGCGTGAGGTGATTAACAGGAACATGCCGGAGCCCAACTTGCACACGTTTGACGATGCCCAGTTGCAGATCTACACGCTAATGCAAAGAGACTCGTATCCCCGCTACTTGAACTCCCTAGAGTACAAAAACCTGCTCAAACCTCTGTCAGAGCAGTCCCCCGAATCTTAG
- the rgs20 gene encoding regulator of G-protein signaling 20 isoform X2, with protein MGSERMEMRKRQMSVQQESAAGGTAPAQQDQPSQANPRGSNACCFCWCCCCSCSWNEDRDERNRKASYDVKEGTSDCEDCPKPTLEEVSTWGQSFDKLMCCPAGRNSFRQFLRTEFSEENMLFWLACEEFSKETNKSVIEEKARLIYEDYISILSPKEVSLDSRVREVINRNMPEPNLHTFDDAQLQIYTLMQRDSYPRYLNSLEYKNLLKPLSEQSPES; from the exons ATGGGATCAGAGCGGATGGAGATGCGAAAGAGGCAGATGTCGGTGCAGCAGGAGTCGGCAGCGGGAGGAACTGCACCGGCCCAGCAGGACCAGCCGAGCCAGGCCAACCCGCGGGGCTCCAACGCGTGTTGCttctgctggtgctgctgctgtagctgctcCTG GAATGAAGACAGAGATGAACGGAATCGAAAGGCATCGTATGACGTCAAGGAAGGGACCTCAGACTGTGAAGACTG CCCGAAGCCCACGCTGGAGGAGGTGAGCACGTGGGGGCAGTCGTTTGATAAGCTGATGTGCTGTCCAGCTGGGAGGAACTCTTTCCGGCAATTTCTCCGCACCGAGTTCAGCGAGGAGAACATGCTGTTCTGGCTCGCGTGTGAGGAGTTCAGCAAAGAGACCAATAAAAGTGTGATCGAGGAGAAGGCCCGGCTCATCTACGAGGACTACATCTCCATTCTCTCGCCGAAAGAG GTGAGTCTTGACTCCCGAGTGCGTGAGGTGATTAACAGGAACATGCCGGAGCCCAACTTGCACACGTTTGACGATGCCCAGTTGCAGATCTACACGCTAATGCAAAGAGACTCGTATCCCCGCTACTTGAACTCCCTAGAGTACAAAAACCTGCTCAAACCTCTGTCAGAGCAGTCCCCCGAATCTTAG